The Solea senegalensis isolate Sse05_10M linkage group LG4, IFAPA_SoseM_1, whole genome shotgun sequence genome includes a region encoding these proteins:
- the LOC122767728 gene encoding migration and invasion-inhibitory protein isoform X2, whose product MSSSSRLDLLRERNKDLLKQLKEQSEKLELLRGYFRSREEDGDGEAEAEARSRSEEVVVTRTDGERGPAQAALSEQTTLKFADLCDNKTGTESNVPTPPVTSKCERTTQQTDSPPDSDGRLRVQETSPHGLKSCLAKNNKEQREMQRRVTFQSHDCEEPAPDCEVPATDRHHLQPLLGYDWIAGVLDSEDTVTQCSDEFFNDLHVFRSLYKDECVHSSTAEFSEENQSGLDLLTDKDDPQAHTDTHKCTFSYRINSRLFPAPLHSRECCPVCKKHKSSHPHTTADPALIRVSLPRSTVLPPHKYKAHRRCSFDPTDSLGLPSHCLSGWSHTAQSTVPPPSSLDMRSSLNTKSSAQVTYKELEDASTPQMSADQIANVSKLPRHNFRHFSPKRKKIGNTSYQVC is encoded by the exons ATGTCGTCCTCTAGTCGACTAGACCTTCTGCGAGAGCGCAACAAAGACTTACTGAAGCAGTTGAAGGAGCAGAGCGAGAAACTGGAGCTTTTGCGCGGTTACTTTCGGAGCCGCGAGGAGGACGGAGATGgtgaggcagaggcagaggcgaGGAGCCGGTCTGAAGAAGTGGTGGTGACCCGGACCGATGGAGAACGCGGTCCCGCCCAAGCCGCCCTCTCCGAGCAAACTACCCTGAAGTTTGCAG ATTTGTGTGACAATAAAACAGGCACTGAGAGCAATGTTCCTACACCACCTGTGACCTCCAAATGTGAAAGAACTACTCAACAAACAGACTCCCCACCAGACAGTGATGGTCGTCTTCGAGTACAGGAAACGAGTCCACATGGCCTCAAGTCCTGTTTAGCAAAGAACAACAAAGAGCAG AGAGAGATGCAACGGCGAGTCACATTTCAGTCTCACGACTGTGAAGAGCCTGCACCTGATTGTGAAGTACCTGCAACTGACAGGCATCATTTGCAGCCCTTACTTGGATATGACTGGATAGCAG GAGTTCTGGATTCTGAGGACACCGTTACCCAGTGCTCTGACGAGTTCTTCAATGACCTGCATGTTTTCCGATCCCTCTATAAAGATGAATGTGTCCACAGTTCAACTGCAGA ATTTTCTGAGGAGAACCAATCAGGGCTGGACCTGCTAACAGACAAGGATGATCCACAagctcacacagacactcataAAT GTACGTTCTCGTACAGGATTAACAGCAGACTGTTCCCTGCGCCGCTTCACTCTCGGGAGTGCTGTCCTGTGTGCAAAAAGCACAAGTCGTCCCATCCTCACACTACAGCAGACCCAGCTCTAATCAG GGTCAGTCTCCCCCGCTCCACTGTTTTGCCACCACACAAGTACAAAGCACATCGGCGATGCAGTTTTGACCCCACTGATAGTTTGGGGTTACCATCg caCTGTCTCTCAGGGTGGTCACACACAGCTCAGAGCACCGTGCCACCTCCCAGCAGCCTCGATATGCGAAGCAGTCTAAACACAAAGAGCTCAGCACAGGTGACGTACAAGGAACTAGAG GATGCGTCCACGCCGCAAATGTCTGCTGACCAGATAGCAAATGTGTCAAAGCTGCCGCGGCACAACTTTCGACACTTctccccaaaaagaaaaaaaataggaaaCACGTCTTACCAAGTGTGCTGA
- the LOC122767728 gene encoding migration and invasion-inhibitory protein isoform X1 encodes MSSSSRLDLLRERNKDLLKQLKEQSEKLELLRGYFRSREEDGDGEAEAEARSRSEEVVVTRTDGERGPAQAALSEQTTLKFADLCDNKTGTESNVPTPPVTSKCERTTQQTDSPPDSDGRLRVQETSPHGLKSCLAKNNKEQREMQRRVTFQSHDCEEPAPDCEVPATDRHHLQPLLGYDWIAGVLDSEDTVTQCSDEFFNDLHVFRSLYKDECVHSSTADSLNRFSEENQSGLDLLTDKDDPQAHTDTHKCTFSYRINSRLFPAPLHSRECCPVCKKHKSSHPHTTADPALIRVSLPRSTVLPPHKYKAHRRCSFDPTDSLGLPSHCLSGWSHTAQSTVPPPSSLDMRSSLNTKSSAQVTYKELEDASTPQMSADQIANVSKLPRHNFRHFSPKRKKIGNTSYQVC; translated from the exons ATGTCGTCCTCTAGTCGACTAGACCTTCTGCGAGAGCGCAACAAAGACTTACTGAAGCAGTTGAAGGAGCAGAGCGAGAAACTGGAGCTTTTGCGCGGTTACTTTCGGAGCCGCGAGGAGGACGGAGATGgtgaggcagaggcagaggcgaGGAGCCGGTCTGAAGAAGTGGTGGTGACCCGGACCGATGGAGAACGCGGTCCCGCCCAAGCCGCCCTCTCCGAGCAAACTACCCTGAAGTTTGCAG ATTTGTGTGACAATAAAACAGGCACTGAGAGCAATGTTCCTACACCACCTGTGACCTCCAAATGTGAAAGAACTACTCAACAAACAGACTCCCCACCAGACAGTGATGGTCGTCTTCGAGTACAGGAAACGAGTCCACATGGCCTCAAGTCCTGTTTAGCAAAGAACAACAAAGAGCAG AGAGAGATGCAACGGCGAGTCACATTTCAGTCTCACGACTGTGAAGAGCCTGCACCTGATTGTGAAGTACCTGCAACTGACAGGCATCATTTGCAGCCCTTACTTGGATATGACTGGATAGCAG GAGTTCTGGATTCTGAGGACACCGTTACCCAGTGCTCTGACGAGTTCTTCAATGACCTGCATGTTTTCCGATCCCTCTATAAAGATGAATGTGTCCACAGTTCAACTGCAGA CTCCCTTAATAGATTTTCTGAGGAGAACCAATCAGGGCTGGACCTGCTAACAGACAAGGATGATCCACAagctcacacagacactcataAAT GTACGTTCTCGTACAGGATTAACAGCAGACTGTTCCCTGCGCCGCTTCACTCTCGGGAGTGCTGTCCTGTGTGCAAAAAGCACAAGTCGTCCCATCCTCACACTACAGCAGACCCAGCTCTAATCAG GGTCAGTCTCCCCCGCTCCACTGTTTTGCCACCACACAAGTACAAAGCACATCGGCGATGCAGTTTTGACCCCACTGATAGTTTGGGGTTACCATCg caCTGTCTCTCAGGGTGGTCACACACAGCTCAGAGCACCGTGCCACCTCCCAGCAGCCTCGATATGCGAAGCAGTCTAAACACAAAGAGCTCAGCACAGGTGACGTACAAGGAACTAGAG GATGCGTCCACGCCGCAAATGTCTGCTGACCAGATAGCAAATGTGTCAAAGCTGCCGCGGCACAACTTTCGACACTTctccccaaaaagaaaaaaaataggaaaCACGTCTTACCAAGTGTGCTGA
- the tnfrsf1b gene encoding tumor necrosis factor receptor superfamily member 1B, with translation MKNILVLLALLSVRTSKVCSQPYEADSDGKCHNPTREYRVDDSNLCCKKCPPGQRLIQECSQNTDSVCEPCEQGQYMESWNYARNCFSCVKCKTKKGLQYGQVCSSTTRSSCVCQSGMYCIIGFDDPYCTACQKYSLCSAGYGVSVSGTANSNVKCRRCPDGTFSDTNSHTDPCRPHTKCHGKAVVRNGSATSDTVCENTAAVTSKLLLSKITGHHLDTVFSTASTIKSKDTTMSDSTLSAWPSVSEEVSNHTTKSLPSPTESGINLVAVIAGIVGFILFFITLILVFLCKPVWKKDVARFHHKLDANGNCESDDKQISQNYLGETRLTSFTVASTEQQCLLEKVATCSDYNHSIETLTRTDDCSSQEEIGSLQSTAVLNNSHCALSRPMTLISNAEPVTPQPSVPSLAQSSSQPTSPQIISPVTTSPHVNVNITFHIGNGSCGTPAVIPTKLTEPDCNLPFGEEEESFSIPQQEDGKQSLMSVQDSTVCEESPA, from the exons ATGAAGAACATACTTGTACTCCTGGCTCTGCTGAGTGTCCGAACAAGCAAG GTGTGCTCTCAGCCCTATGAGGCAGACTCGGACGGAAAATGTCACAACCCAACGAGAGAATACAGAGTAGATGACTCCAACCTGTGCTGCAAGAAATGCCCCCCCG gacaacGTCTGATACAGGAGTGCTCTCAAAatacagacagtgtgtgtgaaccGTGTGAACAAGGCCAGTACATGGAGAGCTGGAATTATGCTCGGAACTGCTTCTCCTGTGTCAAGTGCAAAACAA AGAAAGGTCTGCAGTATGGCCAGGTCTGCTCCTCTACCACAAGGTCCAGTTGTGTCTGCCAGTCTGGCATGTATTGCATTATTGGATTTGATGACCCATACTGCACAGCATGTCAAAAGTACAGCCTATGCAGTGCTGGTTATGGAGTGTCTGTGTCAG GGACGGCAAATTCAAATGTGAAGTGTAGACGTTGCCCTGATGGAACGTTCTCCGACACAAACTCCCACACTGACCCCTGTCGGCCGCACACAAA GTGTCATGGGAAGGCAGTGGTACGGAACGGCAGCGCTACctcagacacagtgtgtgaaaaCACGGCGGCTGTTACATCAAAGCTGCTTCTAAGCAAAATAACAGGCCATCACCTTGACACTGTGTTCTCCACTGCAAGTACAATAAAGAGCAAAGACACTACTATGTCAGACTCCACACTGTCTGCCTGGCCATCTGTTTCAGAGGAAGTATCCAACCATACAACAAAAAGTCTCCCGTCGCCCACAGAGTCTGGCATTAACTTGG TTGCAGTGATTGCTGGGATCGTtggattcattttgtttttcatcactcTCATTCTGGTATTCCTTTGTAAGCCAGTCTGGAAGAAAG atgtTGCAAGATTTCATCATAAATTAGATGCAAATGGAAACTGTGAGAGCGATGATAAA cagATCAGTCAGAATTATTTGGGAGAAACTCGGCTGACGTCATTCACAGTCGCCTCAACAGAACAACAGTGTCTGTTGGAGAAAGTGGCAACCTGCAGTGACTACAATCACTCTATTGAAACTTTAACCAGAACAGACGACTGCAGCAGCCAGGAGGAGATCGGCTCTTTGCAATCCACCGCTGTCCTTAACAACTCACACTGTGCTCTGTCAAGGCCCATGACTTTAATTTCCAATGCGGAGCCTGTCACACCTCAGCCCAGTGTCCCGTCTCTCGCTCAGTCCTCCTCTCAGCCTACAAGCCCACAGATCATCAGCCCTGTGACCACCAGTCCTCACGTCAACGTCAACATCACTTTCCACATAGGGAACGGGTCATGTGGCACGCCTGCTGTCATACCCACAAAGTTGACCGAACCAGACTGTAACCTCCCCtttggagaggaagaggagtccTTCAGCATCCCTCAGCAAGAGGATGGTAAACAGTCATTAATGTCAGTGCAGGacagtacagtatgtgaagAGTCACCTGCATGA